The proteins below are encoded in one region of Aequorivita iocasae:
- a CDS encoding oligosaccharide flippase family protein — translation MLDSKNSYRQVIKATSLFGGVQVFNILISIVRSKFIALWIGPAGFGIATLLNTTIGLINGMTNLGLDRSAVKDISFSHANAQPEGTARTIQIVKRLVWFTAILGSVIMLAGAPWWSEIAFDSKEYTLSFVWISLALFFKQLSNGQLAILQGLRKLKKLAKANLYGNLLALLITLPLYYFYRIDAIVPAIIISSFIVFIFTYYFAHSEKVATIKLTNREAFVEGKTMVQLGLTLSISSMIGLLVAYIIQIFISQTGGLSEVGLYNAGFVILNAYVGLVFTAMETDYFPRLSAISDRIEAIRQTVLEQAFIAILLILPIIVIFLAAAPFIIVLLYSNEFVPIIDMVRWGILGMVFKAVSFSMGYILIAKGDSRLFMKTAIGFNALLLIMNLSGYYFGGLEGLGISFLLYYIIHFIGLRMITKTRYDFYFNKSFYGIFGICVLICGISFLLTYIEYSYLKYGLLIVMAGFSFVFSYIQLDRKMDIKELFRKIFRRK, via the coding sequence ATGCTTGATTCTAAAAACTCTTACAGACAGGTAATTAAGGCCACTTCGCTTTTTGGGGGGGTTCAGGTATTCAATATTTTGATTTCCATAGTTCGCTCAAAATTTATCGCCTTGTGGATAGGCCCTGCGGGTTTTGGCATCGCCACGCTTTTGAACACGACCATAGGCCTCATCAACGGAATGACCAATTTGGGATTGGACAGAAGTGCCGTAAAGGATATTTCCTTCAGTCATGCCAACGCACAACCTGAAGGTACCGCACGCACCATCCAAATTGTGAAGAGATTAGTGTGGTTTACCGCTATTTTGGGCAGTGTAATTATGCTTGCGGGCGCTCCGTGGTGGAGTGAGATTGCCTTTGACTCAAAGGAATATACCCTATCCTTTGTCTGGATTTCTTTGGCACTGTTTTTTAAACAGCTTTCCAATGGTCAGTTGGCAATACTGCAAGGCCTTCGAAAATTAAAAAAACTTGCAAAGGCGAATCTGTATGGAAATCTTTTGGCACTGCTCATTACGCTTCCCCTGTATTATTTTTACCGAATTGACGCCATTGTACCTGCAATAATAATTTCTTCTTTTATCGTTTTTATTTTTACCTATTATTTCGCCCATAGTGAAAAGGTTGCTACCATTAAACTTACCAACAGGGAAGCTTTTGTTGAAGGAAAAACAATGGTGCAATTGGGGCTTACGCTGAGCATTAGCAGTATGATCGGTCTTTTGGTAGCGTATATTATTCAAATCTTTATTAGCCAAACTGGGGGGCTGTCGGAAGTGGGTCTATACAACGCCGGGTTTGTTATTCTGAATGCATATGTGGGGCTGGTCTTTACGGCTATGGAAACGGATTATTTTCCGAGATTATCTGCAATTTCCGATAGGATTGAAGCCATACGCCAAACCGTTCTTGAACAAGCTTTTATCGCTATTCTTCTCATTCTGCCAATTATAGTAATTTTTTTGGCGGCCGCGCCATTCATTATTGTGCTTTTATATTCCAATGAATTTGTACCGATAATAGATATGGTTCGTTGGGGTATTTTGGGAATGGTATTCAAAGCCGTTTCCTTTTCCATGGGATACATCTTAATAGCGAAAGGTGACTCAAGACTTTTTATGAAAACGGCAATCGGGTTTAATGCTTTACTCTTAATAATGAATCTTTCCGGCTATTATTTTGGCGGTTTGGAAGGCTTGGGGATTAGTTTTTTATTATATTATATCATTCATTTCATAGGCTTGCGGATGATTACAAAAACACGATATGATTTCTATTTTAATAAAAGCTTTTACGGCATCTTCGGCATTTGTGTTTTAATATGTGGAATTTCATTTTTGTTGACCTATATAGAATATTCCTATCTTAAATATGGTTTGTTAATAGTTATGGCTGGTTTTTCTTTTGTATTTTCATACATCCAATTGGATAGAAAAATGGACATAAAGGAATTATTCCGAAAGATTTTTAGAAGAAAATAA
- a CDS encoding acyltransferase, with protein sequence MFPVKTARKLPVFFYGPVKLCAIRGKIIIKAPIKRAMIGFGQPYEMNTKFQGISELFLNGTFVIKGHIQFGKDYFIYISDNAYCEFGHMASLASRGKLICKNKIVFGDYARIGSESQVIDTNFHQMINTQTNEKYPMDGTIKLGNYNFIGNRVSIMQKTITPNYCTIASNTLCNKDYSKLGENILIGGIPAKLLKENISRDWLGEQDILEKYLIIK encoded by the coding sequence ATGTTTCCCGTAAAAACGGCCCGGAAGCTGCCTGTTTTTTTCTATGGACCAGTAAAACTCTGCGCAATACGTGGTAAGATTATAATTAAAGCTCCTATTAAACGGGCGATGATCGGATTTGGACAGCCATATGAAATGAATACAAAATTTCAAGGCATTTCCGAACTTTTCTTAAATGGAACATTTGTAATTAAAGGACATATTCAATTTGGTAAAGATTATTTTATATACATATCAGATAATGCATACTGTGAATTTGGACATATGGCATCCCTAGCTTCTAGAGGTAAGTTAATTTGTAAAAATAAAATTGTATTCGGCGATTATGCTCGAATTGGATCAGAATCGCAGGTAATAGATACCAATTTTCATCAAATGATTAACACTCAAACGAACGAAAAATATCCGATGGATGGCACCATTAAATTAGGAAACTACAATTTTATTGGCAATAGAGTTTCAATAATGCAGAAAACTATAACGCCCAATTACTGTACTATAGCCTCAAATACATTGTGTAATAAGGACTATTCAAAGCTCGGGGAGAATATCTTAATAGGAGGGATACCGGCAAAATTATTAAAGGAAAATATATCGCGAGATTGGCTTGGTGAACAGGATATTTTAGAGAAATATTTGATAATAAAATAA
- a CDS encoding glycosyltransferase translates to MKILLVGEYSRLHNSLKEGLQQLGHQVTLVSTGDDFKKFPSDILLKRKYDSGFSKKIKVLLFKIMGLDITSISLKNQFFREKEVFSGFYFVQLINESPFGLQPKYEKEVISFLKKNNTKLFLLSCGTDYMSVKYAFEKKFRYSIFSPYFEGKISEKEFFPALKYLKADYKELHNFVFEKVDGIIASDLDYDIPLQQHSKYLGLIPNPVNTEKLNYLPLPVSEKIIIFHGINRANYFKKGNDYFEAALKKIQHKFSNNIEVITVENVPYSEYIEKYNSAHIILDQVFAYDQGYNALEAMAKGKVVFTGAEAEFLEHYNLKEDEVCINALPDVDYLFQKMEDLILNPEKLQTISKNARAFIEREHHYISMAKKYLKVWNSN, encoded by the coding sequence ATGAAAATACTTTTGGTGGGCGAATACAGCAGGTTGCATAACTCCTTAAAAGAAGGGTTGCAGCAATTGGGCCACCAGGTAACGTTGGTTTCGACGGGCGATGATTTTAAAAAATTCCCTTCAGACATACTTTTAAAACGGAAATACGATTCCGGATTTTCAAAAAAGATTAAGGTCCTGCTCTTTAAAATCATGGGTTTGGATATTACTTCCATTTCACTTAAAAATCAATTTTTTCGGGAAAAGGAAGTTTTCTCCGGTTTTTACTTTGTGCAACTTATAAATGAAAGCCCGTTTGGCTTGCAGCCGAAATATGAAAAAGAAGTTATTTCTTTTTTAAAAAAAAACAATACAAAGCTATTTCTACTTTCCTGTGGCACAGATTACATGAGCGTGAAATATGCTTTTGAAAAAAAGTTTCGGTATTCAATTTTCAGTCCCTATTTTGAAGGGAAAATATCTGAAAAAGAATTTTTTCCTGCTTTGAAATATTTAAAAGCCGACTACAAAGAATTACACAATTTTGTTTTTGAAAAAGTAGATGGAATTATTGCTTCCGATTTAGATTATGACATTCCGTTGCAACAACATTCAAAATACTTAGGACTTATACCAAACCCCGTAAATACTGAAAAGTTAAACTATCTACCCCTTCCCGTTTCTGAAAAAATTATCATTTTCCACGGCATTAATCGGGCAAATTATTTTAAAAAAGGAAATGATTATTTTGAAGCTGCACTGAAAAAAATCCAGCATAAATTTTCCAATAATATTGAAGTGATAACCGTTGAAAATGTTCCCTATTCCGAATACATCGAAAAATACAATTCAGCGCATATAATTTTGGACCAAGTGTTTGCGTATGACCAAGGTTATAACGCTTTGGAAGCCATGGCAAAGGGAAAGGTAGTTTTTACCGGTGCCGAAGCGGAGTTTTTGGAGCATTATAATCTAAAGGAAGATGAAGTGTGCATCAACGCCCTTCCCGATGTGGATTATTTATTCCAAAAAATGGAAGACCTAATTTTGAATCCCGAAAAATTACAAACTATTTCAAAAAATGCACGGGCGTTTATTGAACGGGAACACCATTATATTTCAATGGCCAAGAAATATTTGAAAGTTTGGAATTCTAATTAA
- a CDS encoding glycosyltransferase: MPTQKKFKVCLVSISLAKGGLERSCAMLSQMLESYGHEVHLVILNDEIDYPYSGKLLNLGKLKTEKDSMVKRLLRFRKFRNYLKKENFDVVIDHRPKNNFDREKFYSQFIYRELNKIYVVHSSKKTEYLTENLSAFSKIYNKNILNVAVSEYIENEILKKEGITNSVTIHNAFNPTWAEEAGNFPEILQNKKYILSYGRMDDSIKDFSFLIKAFSQSKVWEKDYKLVILGDGKDKQMLQGLAASQLGAQHILFLPFTKNPFEIIKKSHCVTLTSKYEGFPMVLVESLSLGTPVVSLDVVSGPSEIVQHKKNGLLIAERNLSLFAEALQTICFDEGMYKTMKNNARPSVEKFSMQTISEKWNQTLQHALH; this comes from the coding sequence ATGCCCACCCAAAAGAAATTTAAAGTGTGTCTTGTTTCCATTTCACTTGCAAAAGGAGGGTTGGAGCGGTCTTGCGCCATGCTTTCACAAATGCTGGAATCTTACGGTCACGAAGTGCATTTGGTTATTTTGAACGATGAAATTGATTATCCATACAGCGGAAAATTGCTGAATTTGGGAAAGCTGAAAACCGAAAAGGATTCGATGGTGAAGCGTTTGCTGCGTTTCCGAAAATTTCGAAATTATTTAAAAAAGGAAAATTTTGATGTAGTTATCGACCACCGACCCAAAAATAATTTTGACCGCGAGAAATTTTATTCTCAATTTATTTATCGTGAATTGAATAAAATATATGTGGTACACAGTTCAAAAAAGACTGAATATCTCACTGAAAATTTATCGGCTTTTTCAAAAATCTATAATAAGAATATATTGAACGTTGCGGTTTCTGAATATATTGAAAACGAAATTCTTAAAAAAGAAGGAATCACAAATTCCGTTACCATCCACAATGCTTTCAATCCTACCTGGGCGGAAGAAGCTGGAAATTTCCCTGAAATCCTTCAAAACAAAAAATACATACTTTCTTATGGCAGAATGGACGATTCCATAAAGGATTTTTCATTTTTGATTAAAGCTTTTTCGCAATCAAAGGTTTGGGAAAAGGATTATAAATTGGTCATTTTGGGCGATGGGAAAGACAAACAGATGCTCCAAGGTTTAGCGGCTTCACAACTTGGTGCGCAGCATATTTTGTTTTTGCCATTTACAAAAAACCCTTTTGAGATTATCAAAAAATCGCATTGTGTAACCCTTACCAGCAAATACGAAGGATTTCCGATGGTGCTTGTGGAATCACTTTCTTTGGGAACGCCCGTGGTTTCATTGGACGTAGTTTCGGGGCCTTCGGAAATCGTGCAGCATAAAAAAAACGGATTGCTGATTGCCGAAAGAAACTTATCTTTATTTGCGGAAGCGTTGCAAACAATTTGCTTTGATGAAGGAATGTATAAAACTATGAAAAACAACGCCCGACCATCCGTTGAAAAATTTTCAATGCAGACCATTTCTGAAAAATGGAACCAAACTTTACAGCATGCCCTACACTAA
- a CDS encoding sugar 3,4-ketoisomerase yields MPYTKIENIDLIEIPKITDPRGNLSVVEEGFLPYAVKRVYYLYDVPSGAYRGGHAHKEQQEFLIPLSGSFEVILDDGENKKSVTLNKPNKGLLIPTGIWRELENFSSGAVCLVLSSGRFLESDYIREYDEFKLFKST; encoded by the coding sequence ATGCCCTACACTAAAATAGAAAATATCGATTTAATTGAAATTCCCAAAATAACCGATCCGCGTGGCAATTTGTCGGTAGTGGAAGAAGGTTTTTTGCCTTACGCCGTAAAACGCGTTTATTATTTGTACGATGTGCCCAGCGGTGCCTATCGCGGCGGTCACGCCCACAAGGAGCAACAGGAATTTTTGATACCCCTTAGTGGTAGTTTTGAAGTTATTTTGGATGATGGGGAAAACAAAAAATCCGTTACTCTCAATAAACCAAATAAGGGATTATTGATACCTACGGGAATATGGCGGGAACTTGAAAATTTCTCCTCAGGCGCAGTGTGTTTAGTGCTCTCATCCGGCAGATTTTTGGAAAGCGATTACATTCGGGAATATGACGAATTTAAGCTATTTAAAAGTACCTAA
- a CDS encoding glycosyltransferase family 2 protein, with amino-acid sequence MMPRFSVVISVFNKEKYIADTLKSVLAQTFTDFEVVILNDGSTDKSEAEILKFNDPRIRYFSKENSGASAARNFTIQQANSKYIALMDADDYWYPFYLEEQNRLINQFPNESVFATATEIKRNGKTFKNSYSIKTIGTDAVVVDYFEASQLDSVLLSISTVLNKNVFEVAGWYDPKIKSGEDTDLYVRIGLKYTIVFSPKVCATYVVRKNSLFQSVKNLEEKANFEAYENYEKNNPALKKFLDLNRYSLCILAKIEGNKDAFQKNFQKINLENLSKKQQFLLRQNKTILKYLSKTKDNLEKLGLRLGTFK; translated from the coding sequence ATGATGCCTAGATTTTCAGTAGTCATATCGGTCTTTAATAAAGAAAAGTACATTGCCGATACTTTGAAAAGTGTCTTGGCCCAGACTTTTACAGATTTTGAAGTAGTGATTTTGAATGATGGTTCAACCGACAAAAGTGAAGCTGAAATTTTAAAATTCAACGATCCGCGTATTCGGTATTTTTCAAAGGAAAACAGCGGGGCATCTGCCGCACGAAATTTTACGATACAACAGGCAAATTCAAAATATATAGCATTAATGGATGCCGATGATTATTGGTATCCATTCTATTTGGAAGAGCAAAATAGATTGATAAACCAATTTCCCAATGAATCCGTTTTTGCCACCGCTACCGAAATAAAGCGCAACGGAAAAACTTTTAAAAATAGTTATTCCATTAAGACCATTGGAACGGATGCTGTGGTAGTAGACTATTTTGAAGCCAGCCAATTGGATTCGGTATTGTTGAGTATTTCCACTGTACTTAACAAGAACGTATTTGAAGTGGCAGGTTGGTATGACCCCAAAATAAAAAGTGGCGAAGATACTGATCTTTACGTGCGTATTGGGTTAAAATACACAATTGTTTTTAGTCCAAAAGTTTGTGCCACTTACGTAGTTCGAAAAAATAGCTTGTTCCAAAGTGTAAAAAATCTGGAAGAAAAAGCCAATTTTGAGGCCTATGAAAATTACGAAAAAAACAATCCCGCGCTTAAAAAATTTCTGGATTTAAACAGATATTCCCTTTGTATTTTGGCAAAAATAGAAGGTAATAAAGATGCTTTTCAGAAAAATTTTCAGAAAATAAATCTGGAAAACCTTAGTAAAAAACAGCAGTTTCTACTTCGGCAGAATAAAACAATTTTGAAATATCTTTCAAAAACGAAAGATAATCTGGAAAAGTTAGGCCTGCGTTTAGGTACTTTTAAATAG
- a CDS encoding glycosyltransferase family 2 protein, with amino-acid sequence MISVLIPTYNYNVLSLVENLQKQCEIATVAYEIIVLDDASTNKNFLEENKKINSIENCSFQVLGENIGRSKIRNLLAEKAKHNWLLFLDADTFPSSSEFIMNYLSAFSKGSSVIFGGIKYPENVSENFSLRHKYGTDRESLPLAERVKNPCLSFITMGFAIKKEIFKIIQFNEKLAGYGYEDSVFANQLQKNSISILHIDNPVIHLNLESNEDFIKKSELALQNLLNFYKRGAIEADTVKILKTYLKLKNRNLLFSVRGFFSVFRKPMLKNLYSPKPSLFLFDLYRLGYLSSIKPNDA; translated from the coding sequence ATGATTTCCGTATTAATTCCAACCTATAATTACAATGTGCTTTCGCTGGTGGAAAATCTGCAGAAACAGTGTGAAATTGCAACTGTAGCTTATGAAATAATCGTACTGGACGATGCTTCCACCAATAAAAATTTCTTAGAAGAAAATAAAAAAATAAATTCCATAGAAAACTGTAGTTTTCAGGTTTTGGGTGAAAATATTGGCCGAAGCAAAATCAGGAATCTTTTGGCCGAAAAGGCCAAACACAATTGGCTGTTATTTTTGGATGCAGATACTTTTCCTTCTTCTTCAGAATTTATCATGAACTATCTATCGGCCTTTTCAAAAGGAAGTTCGGTTATTTTCGGCGGAATAAAGTATCCGGAAAATGTTTCGGAAAATTTCAGTTTGAGGCACAAATACGGGACCGATCGGGAAAGTCTTCCACTTGCGGAACGTGTAAAAAATCCCTGCCTAAGTTTTATAACCATGGGGTTTGCCATAAAAAAGGAAATTTTCAAAATTATACAATTCAACGAAAAACTTGCGGGATATGGTTACGAGGATTCCGTATTTGCGAATCAGCTTCAAAAGAATAGTATTTCCATTTTACATATAGACAATCCGGTGATTCACTTGAATTTGGAAAGCAACGAGGATTTTATAAAAAAATCTGAGTTGGCACTTCAAAATTTGTTGAATTTTTATAAAAGGGGAGCAATAGAAGCAGATACGGTGAAAATCTTAAAAACGTATTTAAAATTAAAGAATCGCAACTTATTGTTTTCGGTAAGAGGGTTTTTCAGTGTTTTCAGAAAACCCATGCTCAAAAATCTGTATTCACCAAAACCTTCACTTTTCCTTTTTGATTTGTACCGCTTGGGGTATCTTAGTTCCATAAAACCAAATGATGCCTAG
- a CDS encoding class I SAM-dependent methyltransferase: MYQTLKKIALSVLPKKFLFQNEVFFRSLFAFHLHGKKYECTVCGRGLRNFIAIPDGDKLCPFCGSRSRTRRLYSYLTENSLLNGKVLHFSPSRSVYRNLKKNPNIEYFSTDFEDEFLADYQYDITKIPLENNFFDLIICYHILEHIENDLKAMEELFRVLKPKGTCIIQTPFKEGEIYEDFSKKTASERLAAFGQEDHVRIYSVEGLRQRLKDSGFQTIEIKTFPGNERYGFMEETVLICRK; this comes from the coding sequence ATGTACCAAACCCTAAAAAAGATAGCACTTTCCGTGTTACCAAAAAAATTCCTTTTTCAAAATGAGGTGTTTTTCAGGTCGTTATTTGCATTTCACCTCCACGGAAAAAAATATGAATGTACTGTCTGTGGGCGAGGTTTAAGAAATTTTATCGCCATTCCGGACGGAGATAAGCTCTGTCCATTCTGCGGCAGCCGTTCACGAACTCGCAGACTTTATTCTTACCTAACCGAAAATAGTTTACTGAATGGAAAAGTACTCCATTTTTCACCTTCGCGAAGTGTTTATAGAAATTTAAAGAAAAACCCGAATATTGAATATTTCAGCACCGATTTTGAAGATGAATTTTTGGCAGATTATCAGTACGACATTACTAAAATTCCTTTGGAGAATAATTTTTTTGATCTCATAATCTGTTATCATATTTTGGAGCATATTGAAAATGATTTAAAGGCGATGGAGGAGCTTTTCCGTGTTTTAAAACCAAAGGGAACATGTATTATCCAAACACCATTTAAGGAAGGGGAAATTTATGAGGATTTCTCAAAAAAAACGGCGTCAGAAAGATTGGCAGCCTTTGGGCAGGAAGACCACGTGCGCATTTATTCTGTTGAAGGATTGCGGCAACGTTTAAAGGATAGCGGTTTTCAAACTATTGAAATCAAAACTTTTCCGGGAAATGAACGTTACGGCTTTATGGAAGAAACCGTTTTAATCTGCAGAAAATGA
- a CDS encoding S8 family peptidase, translating into MRNLLLFFILIASIFSVNAQEEAWFYLRARDTSFSPSFEKKGDYLIYTGQDPKLSAGLQNYTIKAFKKTQKNAIRENLNKTFFVIADKKSLLHDLLINMADIFESGEIISKEDRKIFEPNDYGLTSTIGDSKGFKVSLDYLDFLELPKAWYYTTGDRNTFVGISDGIIDTTNAEFKGKITVLKKSYDVKGHGSSVASIAVGQGDNSYGVPGVCYDCSIYATTYGSSKALSIFTELADAGAKVINCSWLSSFSSPKIQEGINELLKQGTVIVASAGNKPWSVTFGQKSYYPASYDHVISVSSGMFKYDSIEDNIIQLDSGEYYAENIRGHVGRTVGFEGNDLKGKAKIWPISITTLNKDVDLLAPSVGIVQLAKTLRTNKISNIPFEATSPSAPLVSGTIGLMFSLYPCLPADEVESILKMTAMNIDDIEVNKPYAGMYGAGILNSGRAVEMVFDMFAQKGSVKIENQRFSRWDFKLTSISEVVMRNQKFTEDSSLKLTSKKRIVISENTILKPNSNGKIHLKIDPSLKKECELQLRDPNILND; encoded by the coding sequence GTGCGCAATCTGTTGCTTTTCTTTATTCTCATTGCATCAATTTTTTCTGTAAATGCACAGGAAGAAGCTTGGTTTTATCTGCGGGCACGCGATACTTCCTTTTCACCTTCATTTGAAAAAAAGGGTGATTATTTAATATATACCGGGCAAGATCCCAAACTGAGTGCTGGACTTCAAAATTACACTATAAAAGCATTCAAGAAGACTCAGAAAAATGCCATAAGGGAAAACTTAAACAAAACTTTTTTTGTGATAGCAGACAAAAAAAGTCTGTTGCACGATTTGCTGATAAACATGGCCGATATTTTTGAATCTGGTGAAATAATTTCAAAGGAGGACAGGAAAATATTTGAGCCCAATGACTACGGGCTTACTAGTACCATTGGAGATAGCAAGGGTTTTAAAGTAAGCTTGGATTATCTGGATTTTCTAGAATTGCCCAAAGCTTGGTATTATACCACTGGAGATAGAAATACTTTTGTTGGAATATCTGATGGCATTATTGATACAACAAATGCGGAATTTAAAGGGAAGATTACCGTATTAAAAAAATCGTATGATGTTAAGGGGCACGGTAGCAGCGTGGCTTCAATAGCCGTTGGTCAGGGCGATAACAGCTATGGTGTGCCTGGCGTTTGTTATGATTGTAGTATTTACGCAACCACGTATGGGAGCTCAAAGGCGTTGAGCATTTTTACAGAGTTGGCAGATGCTGGTGCCAAGGTTATAAATTGTAGCTGGCTTAGTAGCTTTTCAAGTCCAAAAATACAGGAAGGGATCAACGAGTTGCTCAAACAGGGTACTGTGATTGTAGCTTCCGCCGGGAATAAGCCATGGAGTGTCACTTTTGGTCAAAAGTCTTATTACCCCGCCTCATATGATCATGTAATTTCAGTTTCTTCAGGAATGTTCAAATACGATAGTATAGAGGACAACATTATACAGTTAGATTCTGGTGAGTATTATGCAGAAAATATTAGAGGTCATGTGGGGAGAACAGTAGGTTTTGAAGGTAATGATCTGAAAGGTAAAGCCAAAATATGGCCTATTTCCATAACAACGCTAAATAAGGATGTGGATCTATTGGCCCCATCGGTAGGTATTGTACAATTGGCCAAAACATTAAGGACAAACAAAATTTCCAATATACCTTTTGAGGCTACCTCGCCTTCCGCCCCTTTGGTTTCCGGAACAATCGGCTTAATGTTTTCTCTCTACCCTTGTCTGCCGGCAGATGAGGTGGAGAGTATTTTAAAAATGACGGCTATGAATATTGACGACATTGAGGTTAACAAACCCTACGCAGGAATGTATGGTGCTGGAATTTTAAATTCTGGTCGGGCCGTGGAAATGGTTTTTGATATGTTTGCCCAAAAAGGCAGCGTAAAAATTGAAAACCAGCGTTTCAGTCGGTGGGATTTTAAACTCACCTCTATTTCTGAAGTTGTGATGCGAAATCAAAAATTCACGGAAGATTCTTCCTTGAAATTAACATCCAAAAAAAGAATTGTAATTTCTGAAAACACAATTTTAAAACCGAATTCCAATGGGAAAATTCATCTCAAAATTGACCCTTCGCTCAAAAAAGAATGTGAACTTCAGCTTCGCGATCCAAATATTCTAAATGATTAA
- a CDS encoding cell division ATP-binding protein FtsE — protein sequence MADTVLFLKDASIYQGDNLVLSDVSVSVEKGEFVYLIGKTGTGKSSFMKTLYGDLPLQEGEGNIVGYDLATLKEKDIPFLRRKLGVVFQDFKLLNDRTVRDNLNFVLTATGWKDKAAMESKINEVLDKVDMKTKAFKYPYQLSGGEQQRVAIARALLNDPELILADEPTGNLDPQTSVEVMEVLREINKNGNTILMATHDYALLLKYPSKTLKCDENQIFEVVQKTV from the coding sequence ATGGCCGATACCGTATTATTTTTAAAAGATGCTTCCATCTATCAAGGTGACAATTTAGTTCTTTCTGATGTCTCCGTTTCAGTGGAAAAAGGGGAATTTGTGTACCTAATCGGGAAAACCGGAACCGGAAAAAGTAGTTTTATGAAAACGCTTTACGGTGATCTTCCGCTTCAGGAAGGGGAAGGCAATATTGTAGGATATGATTTGGCAACTTTGAAAGAAAAAGACATTCCTTTTTTACGAAGAAAATTGGGCGTGGTTTTTCAGGATTTTAAACTTTTGAATGATCGCACGGTGCGCGATAACCTCAACTTTGTTTTGACAGCAACGGGCTGGAAAGACAAAGCCGCCATGGAAAGCAAAATTAACGAGGTGTTGGATAAGGTGGATATGAAAACCAAAGCCTTTAAATACCCTTACCAACTTTCGGGCGGGGAGCAGCAGCGCGTTGCCATTGCGCGTGCTCTTTTAAATGATCCCGAACTTATCTTGGCAGATGAGCCCACGGGAAACCTAGACCCACAAACTAGTGTGGAAGTAATGGAAGTTTTGCGCGAAATAAATAAAAATGGCAACACTATTTTAATGGCAACGCACGATTATGCATTGCTGCTGAAATATCCTTCCAAAACCTTGAAATGTGACGAAAACCAGATTTTTGAAGTAGTTCAGAAAACGGTTTAA
- a CDS encoding tail fiber protein, with the protein MKKLLPKIVITIVLLFCFSATAQRNPFKNLSEKDGKIGIGTTIPDELLTVKGKIHTQEVLVDLDGAVAPDYVFETYYNGFSEMMPNYSLISLEDLEAFLKENNHLPNVPSAETMETEGISLKEMNLLLLQKIEELTLYTLQQQKEIDALKEKTSEK; encoded by the coding sequence ATGAAAAAATTGTTACCTAAAATCGTAATTACCATTGTTCTGCTGTTTTGTTTTTCCGCCACAGCACAGCGCAATCCTTTTAAAAATCTTTCTGAAAAGGATGGAAAAATAGGCATTGGCACAACTATTCCCGATGAGCTTTTGACCGTAAAAGGAAAAATCCACACACAGGAAGTTTTGGTGGATCTGGACGGCGCCGTTGCTCCGGATTATGTTTTTGAGACCTATTATAATGGTTTTTCCGAAATGATGCCAAATTACAGTTTGATTTCCTTGGAAGACCTGGAAGCATTCTTAAAAGAAAACAACCATCTGCCAAATGTACCTTCTGCGGAAACGATGGAAACCGAAGGAATTTCATTGAAAGAAATGAACCTTCTTTTGCTACAAAAAATTGAAGAATTGACACTTTATACGCTTCAACAGCAAAAAGAAATAGATGCTTTGAAAGAAAAAACTTCAGAAAAATAA